One Chloroflexota bacterium DNA segment encodes these proteins:
- the cpaB gene encoding Flp pilus assembly protein CpaB — protein sequence MRGGGRILVLLGLVLGMITAGGTFVVMNSSVATTEKPATKMVVVAQQNIAQRSEIPPEAIVLKEWPESSLPQSGTFETLDKVLGKLALVPIYPGQLILEPMIVDKTDAEKNRSDASFLVPEGKVAVAFPMTDLSGVAGALQVGDVIDVLLTLNPGSIPPARTAAATTTGTEGLPATQLMLQNVQILQVGAWQVKDKNQPAGPLLTFLLSRQDALALKSAREQGIIELVLRPALKDKEVEFKTESVTLQYLNRRFNFNLAPASNR from the coding sequence ATGCGAGGCGGTGGAAGAATTCTCGTATTGCTCGGCTTGGTACTCGGCATGATCACCGCAGGTGGAACGTTTGTGGTGATGAACAGTTCAGTCGCCACCACGGAAAAACCCGCGACGAAAATGGTGGTCGTGGCGCAACAAAACATTGCGCAACGCAGTGAAATTCCCCCCGAAGCCATCGTATTGAAAGAGTGGCCCGAATCCTCATTGCCGCAATCCGGCACGTTCGAAACCTTGGACAAGGTGCTCGGTAAACTCGCGCTCGTGCCGATCTATCCGGGACAATTGATCCTCGAACCGATGATCGTGGACAAGACGGATGCGGAGAAGAATCGTTCCGACGCGTCGTTCTTGGTGCCGGAAGGCAAAGTGGCGGTCGCTTTTCCGATGACCGATCTCAGCGGCGTTGCCGGCGCGTTGCAAGTTGGCGATGTCATTGATGTTTTGCTCACCTTGAATCCCGGTAGCATACCGCCCGCGCGTACCGCGGCGGCGACGACGACCGGCACGGAAGGTTTGCCCGCAACGCAACTGATGCTTCAAAACGTTCAGATTCTCCAAGTCGGCGCGTGGCAAGTAAAAGACAAGAATCAACCGGCGGGTCCGCTCTTGACCTTTTTACTCTCGCGCCAAGACGCGCTTGCGCTCAAGAGCGCGCGTGAGCAAGGCATCATCGAACTCGTGTTGCGCCCCGCCCTCAAAGACAAAGAGGTCGAGTTCAAGACCGAATCGGTTACGCTACAGTACCTCAATCGGCGTTTCAATTTCAACCTCGCTCCGGCAAGCAATCGGTAA